Proteins from one Plodia interpunctella isolate USDA-ARS_2022_Savannah chromosome 3, ilPloInte3.2, whole genome shotgun sequence genomic window:
- the LOC128683912 gene encoding multiple inositol polyphosphate phosphatase 1-like, which yields MKVFIISIFFYILQYQLNVSIAELKSNKNEIVNHLGTRTPYRFRFNKNYDKIKYSKCKDSKIWMIVRHGTRLPSAKDILGMNTTLHELKHLIILQNKLGRGDLNEEQVTKFEKWSSNINVEEEKFLTLEGQDEMILLAERTRKRFPNVIKNKYDNSTFLFRFTATQRAHQSARYFTKGLFTQKDAQNVVFAPATKVDHILRFYKHCDKWQKQVKQNPDTYKEQKIFGRSIEMNHTLDSVTKRLGLNRPLTLGEVTLMYKVCGYETSWNKFTISPWCSAFDKNTVEILEYYHDLKHYWIDGYGHNLTYRQACLALQTMFKMFRSDREPFATFLFAHSGTLLKILTHLQLFKPDHPLTGDAMDKGRSWKASYIDCFASNLAFVLYKCKDGDHVLTLHQERPIILPMCDKELCPLQQLEDFFYDTIHKCDFADLCNLDKDEKDKSSQ from the exons atgaaagtatTCATTAtcagtattttcttttatattttacagtaTCAATTAAACGTTTCAATAGCAGaattgaaatcaaataaaaacgaaatcgTAAACCATTTGGGCACACGTACACCGTATAGATTtagattcaataaaaattatgacaaaattaaGTATTCAA AATGCAAGGACTCAAAAATCTGGATGATTGTGAGACATGGAACCAGATTACCAAGTGCTAAAGACATATTAGGAATGAATACTACACTCCATGAACTAAAACATctcataatattacaaaataaattgggtAGAG GAGATTTAAATGAAGAGCAAGTGACAAAGTTCGAAAAATGGTcaagtaatataaatgtggAAGAGGAGAAGTTTTTGACTCTAGAAGGTCAGGATGAAATGATATTACTGGCTGAGAGAACTCGAAAGCGTTTTCCcaatgtgataaaaaataaatatgacaacAGTACTTTTTTG TTCCGTTTTACTGCAACTCAAAGAGCACATCAGAGCGCAAGATATTTCACAAAGGGTTTATTCACTCAAAAAGATGCCCAGAATGTTGTGTTTGCTCCAGCCACTAAAGTAGATCATATTTTGAGG ttttacaAACATTGTGACAAGTGGCAAAAGCAAGTTAAACAAAATCCAGATACATACAAGGAGCAAAAGATATTTGGCCGAAGTATTGAAATGAATCACACTCTAGATTCAGTAACAAAAAGATTGGGCCTGAATAGACCGCTCACATTGG gTGAGGTGACTTTGATGTACAAGGTGTGTGGCTATGAAACCTCATGGAATAAGTTCACCATATCTCCGTGGTGCTCCGCTTTTGATAAGAATACTGTGGAG atactAGAATATTACCACGACCTTAAACACTATTGGATAGACGGCTATGGTCATAATCTAACTTATAGACAGGCATGCTTAGCATTGCAGACcatgtttaaaatgtttag ATCTGACCGCGAGCCATTTGCGACGTTCCTGTTCGCCCATTCGGGCACCTTGCTAAAGATTCTCACGCATTTACAGCTGTTCAAACCAGATCACCCTCTCACTGGCGATGCAATGGACAAGGGTAGATCGTGGAAGGCTTCGTACATAGACTGCTTTGCTAGCAACTTGGCATTTGTGTTATACAA GTGCAAAGATGGTGATCACGTTTTAACGCTTCATCAAGAGAGACCTATCATACTGCCAATGTGTGATAAGGAACTATGCCCATTACAACAACTGGAGGATTTCTTCTATGATACAATACACAAATGTGACTTCGCAGATTTATGCAATCTAGATAAAGATGAAAAAGATAAAAGTAGCCAGTGA